In a single window of the Elaeis guineensis isolate ETL-2024a chromosome 8, EG11, whole genome shotgun sequence genome:
- the LOC140851259 gene encoding uncharacterized protein: MTPLQRISYFLLLSPHHRRELEEAMDPDGWAKVERCPVIAEKLLTVRDFVGSKRFAERAMEADPLIDDILIVTNVLLASQCRVNNYVDWYAILQLSASPDPSAIKLAYRCLTRNPLPRCGCRLPLRFRCPLRPLQEVPLRCQDPHRCLRRRRRPHGCRLLDSMHILLPSPPVRPRLELLRPLPHLSPSFQHRRYCRSASYCP, from the coding sequence ATGACCCCTCTCCAACGCATATCCTATTTTCTCCTCCTTTCGCCGCACCATCGGAGAGAGCTGGAAGAAGCCATGGATCCCGACGGCTGGGCAAAGGTGGAGCGGTGTCCGGTGATAGCGGAGAAGCTCCTCACGGTGCGGGACTTCGTGGGGAGCAAGCGGTTCGCGGAGCGGGCGATGGAGGCGGACCCCCTCATCGACGACATCCTCATTGTCACCAACGTCCTCCTCGCCTCCCAATGTCGCGTCAACAACTACGTCGATTGGTACGCCATCCTCCAGCTCTCCGCCTCCCCCGACCCCTCCGCTATCAAGCTAGCCTACCGTTGCCTCACCCGCAATCCTCTCCCTCGATGCGGATGTCGCCTTCCGCTTCGTTTCCGATGTCCTCTCCGACCCCTCCAAGAAGTCCCTCTTCGATGCCAAGATCCACATCGCTGCCTCCGCCGCCGCCGGCGACCCCATGGCTGCCGCCTTCTGGACAGCATGCACATTCTGCTACCATCTCCACCAGTACGCCCGCGCCTAGAACTGCTCCGTCCACTGCCCCACCTGTCGCCGAGCTTTCAGCACCGCCGATATTGCCGCTCCGCCTCCTATTGTCCCTGA
- the LOC105032404 gene encoding DNA replication complex GINS protein PSF3, translated as MPGYYDIDDIIMEEEPISVVFQVGAHGVGLLDPGSETNNVENGAKVDLPFWLAHELYLRQAVSISVPACFSQKTRKEIQADAACVDLRIRCPYFYELGCKIVPLVSDKSIGSFLHYAFTGRYKEILSKSHSASVVTVPKFSTRLTKEESQLFEAARSSMLAFKKWRLGGSRLEKASILGRKRKTTIPACPSTP; from the exons ATGCCTGGATATTATGATATTGATGACATCATTATGGAGGAAGAG CCCATTTCGGTTGTTTTTCAAGTTGGAGCACATGGTGTTGGCCTGCTAGATCCTGGTTCAGAAACAAACAAT GTTGAAAATGGTGCAAAAGTAGACCTGCCCTTTTGGCTTGCTCATGAGTTGTACTTGAGGCAAGCAGTATCAATCAGTGTTCCTGCCTGTTTTAGCCAGAA AACCAGGAAGGAAATCCAGGCTGATGCGGCATGTGTGGATTTGAGGATTCGTTGCCCCTACTTTTATGAATTGGGATGCAAGATTGTCCCACT GGTTAGTGACAAAAGTATCGGATCCTTCCTTCATTATGCATTCACTGGTAGATACAAGGAGATATTGAGCAAGTCACATAGTGCTTCTGTTGTAACGGTTCCCAAATTCTCGACCCGTCTTACAAAGGAAGAATCCCAAT TGTTTGAAGCTGCTCGGTCTTCAATGTTAGCATTCAAGAAATGGCGGCTAGGTGGATCAAGATTAGAGAAGGCATCCATTCTTGGTAGGAAAAGGAAGACAACCATACCAGCTTGCCCATCAACTCCATGA